A single Tenacibaculum sp. 190524A02b DNA region contains:
- a CDS encoding helix-turn-helix transcriptional regulator, whose translation MELKQQLLFLFSAFGAFNSLFLGLYFLFSSKKSQYSNYFLSALLLVISIRVLKSVLFYFNPDLTVVFIQIGLSACVLIGPFLFLYIKTILKGKKQLWWLHVIPVSIIVIALGILYPYSEHRFLWKRYIINIINILWGIYIIITTFYIKGILKKLFLDTKNSKPIDVWIVTVFLGVLAIWLAYKFGTYVSYIVGASTFTFVFILIVLFWIFKKKHNPIFYEEQVKYADKRIQNDEAEIFNKKLEKLVLEKELYKNSNLKLADVAKELHVLPHYLSQFLNDNKGKSFSTFINEYRIEAAKKMLRTSTNYTTEHIGYECGFNSKSTFFTTFKKLVGNTPSAYKKQHFRSSDL comes from the coding sequence ATGGAGTTAAAGCAACAGTTATTATTTCTTTTTAGTGCTTTTGGAGCTTTTAATAGTTTGTTTTTAGGTCTATATTTTTTATTTTCTTCTAAAAAAAGTCAGTATTCTAATTATTTTCTATCTGCTCTTTTATTAGTAATTAGTATACGAGTCTTAAAATCGGTTTTATTTTATTTTAATCCAGATTTAACGGTAGTTTTTATTCAAATAGGCTTGTCTGCCTGTGTATTAATTGGTCCGTTTTTATTTCTTTATATAAAAACAATATTAAAAGGTAAAAAGCAATTATGGTGGTTACATGTAATTCCTGTATCTATTATAGTCATCGCTTTAGGAATATTATATCCTTATTCTGAACATAGGTTTTTATGGAAAAGGTATATTATAAATATTATAAATATTCTATGGGGAATTTATATTATTATAACAACCTTTTATATAAAAGGTATTTTAAAAAAACTATTTCTAGATACTAAGAATAGTAAACCTATTGATGTTTGGATAGTGACTGTTTTTTTAGGAGTATTAGCTATTTGGTTAGCTTATAAATTTGGAACTTATGTATCTTATATTGTAGGTGCTTCAACGTTTACGTTTGTATTTATTTTAATAGTTCTGTTTTGGATTTTTAAAAAGAAACACAACCCTATTTTTTATGAAGAACAAGTAAAGTATGCTGATAAAAGAATACAGAATGATGAAGCTGAAATATTTAATAAAAAACTAGAAAAATTAGTTTTAGAAAAAGAGCTGTACAAGAACTCAAATTTAAAATTAGCAGATGTGGCTAAAGAATTACATGTTTTACCACATTATTTATCTCAATTTTTAAATGATAATAAAGGGAAAAGTTTTTCTACATTCATTAATGAATACAGAATTGAAGCAGCTAAAAAAATGTTAAGAACTTCAACTAATTATACAACTGAGCATATTGGTTATGAATGTGGTTTTAATTCTAAATCTACTTTTTTTACTACTTTTAAAAAATTAGTAGGTAATACGCCTTCTGCCTATAAAAAACAGCATTTTAGAAGTTCTGATTTATAA
- the ytxJ gene encoding bacillithiol system redox-active protein YtxJ produces the protein MGIFKSLFGEGKKEENKKESYVNWIQLKSIEQLKEIDKLSNHEPIAIFKHSTRCGISRMVIQRFEEGFDEALKDFKVYYLDLLNYRELSNEIGYKYQVLHQSPQLLIIKKGVAIAYASHYDIASINLKSF, from the coding sequence ATGGGGATTTTTAAATCACTTTTTGGAGAAGGAAAAAAAGAAGAAAATAAAAAAGAATCTTATGTAAATTGGATACAATTAAAGTCAATAGAACAATTAAAAGAAATAGATAAACTTTCCAATCATGAGCCTATTGCAATTTTTAAACATTCTACTCGTTGTGGTATTAGTAGAATGGTTATTCAACGGTTTGAAGAAGGCTTTGATGAAGCTTTAAAAGATTTTAAAGTTTATTATTTAGACCTTTTAAATTATCGAGAACTGTCTAACGAAATAGGGTACAAGTATCAAGTGTTACATCAGTCTCCACAATTATTAATCATAAAGAAAGGTGTTGCGATTGCATATGCTTCTCATTATGATATTGCTAGCATTAATCTAAAATCTTTTTAA
- a CDS encoding 1-acyl-sn-glycerol-3-phosphate acyltransferase codes for MISKFIYTKILGWKLVGDFPRDIKKYIAIGAPHTSWKDFPIAILARNSFGIKINFIGKKSLFKPPFGFIFRWLGGAPVDRTTNSNKVQAIIDVFNKHDEFRLALSPEGTRQKVEKWKTGFYYIAKGANIPIIMFTLDFGRKQMAVSEPYYPTDDIEADFKVFYDFYKDVKGANPELF; via the coding sequence ATGATATCTAAATTTATTTATACTAAAATTTTAGGATGGAAGTTGGTTGGTGATTTCCCTAGAGATATAAAAAAATACATTGCAATAGGTGCTCCTCACACCAGTTGGAAAGATTTTCCAATAGCTATTTTAGCAAGAAACTCTTTTGGAATTAAAATTAATTTTATAGGGAAAAAGTCATTGTTTAAACCTCCTTTTGGTTTTATTTTTAGATGGTTAGGTGGCGCTCCAGTTGATAGAACAACCAACTCAAATAAAGTACAAGCTATTATTGATGTTTTTAATAAGCATGATGAGTTTAGATTGGCTTTATCTCCTGAAGGAACTAGACAAAAAGTAGAAAAATGGAAAACAGGTTTTTATTACATTGCTAAGGGTGCAAATATTCCTATTATAATGTTTACATTAGATTTTGGTAGAAAACAAATGGCGGTATCAGAACCTTATTATCCAACAGATGATATAGAAGCTGATTTTAAAGTGTTTTATGATTTTTATAAAGATGTAAAAGGAGCAAATCCAGAGTTATTTTAA
- a CDS encoding DEAD/DEAH box helicase yields MSKESTTTKQIVGKSLYNYQKEALHKIFKSFENAPENYHLLYQLPTGGGKTVIFSEITRQYLKHYKKKVLIMTHRIELCKQTARMLSEFGVENKIIDSKASLDDQRSYDCFVAMVETLNNRLNDDMLDISDVGLVIIDEAHYNSFTKLFKFFNKSFVLGVTATPLSSNIKLPMKNNYDELIVGESIGSLIENEYLAKASVYSYNVGLTSLEVGANGDYTVKSSEDLYTNTDMLSKLLQAYEERAKGTKTLIFNNGINTSLHVFDTFKRAGYPIAHLDNTNTKKERDFILKWFHKTPNAIITSVSILTTGFDEPSVRSIILNRATKSLTLYYQMIGRGSRILPGKSNFNVIDLGNNFHRFGPWGADLDWQKMFRAPNFYLDNLLTDEEIESEFKYELPADVKAEFSKSEDLYFDVKKVYIETIQSGQSSKKVLEKSIEHHAKLCVENSEDVFDALILAKKLGGDIDDRIYRYSKCICKSTHNFIDWLQDDYRKKLNTYLRTNFDEVYEQIHGHPPPEEE; encoded by the coding sequence TTGAGTAAAGAATCAACGACGACTAAGCAGATTGTAGGTAAAAGTTTATACAATTATCAAAAGGAAGCGTTACACAAAATTTTTAAAAGTTTTGAGAATGCTCCAGAAAATTATCACTTATTATATCAATTACCAACAGGTGGAGGTAAAACCGTAATTTTCTCAGAAATAACACGTCAATATTTAAAACACTATAAGAAAAAAGTTTTAATAATGACACACCGTATAGAGCTTTGTAAGCAAACTGCTAGAATGCTGAGTGAATTTGGTGTTGAAAATAAAATAATTGATAGTAAAGCCAGTCTAGATGATCAAAGAAGCTATGATTGTTTTGTAGCAATGGTTGAAACATTAAATAATCGTCTGAATGATGATATGCTAGATATATCAGATGTTGGATTAGTAATTATTGATGAAGCCCATTATAATTCCTTTACTAAGTTGTTTAAGTTCTTTAATAAATCGTTTGTTTTAGGAGTTACAGCAACACCGTTAAGTTCTAACATTAAACTACCAATGAAAAACAATTATGATGAATTAATTGTTGGTGAAAGTATTGGATCTTTAATAGAAAATGAATATTTGGCTAAAGCAAGTGTTTATTCTTATAATGTTGGATTAACCTCATTGGAAGTAGGTGCTAATGGTGATTATACGGTTAAATCATCAGAAGACTTATATACCAATACAGATATGCTTTCTAAGCTTTTACAAGCTTATGAAGAGAGAGCTAAAGGTACAAAGACATTAATTTTTAATAATGGTATTAATACATCATTACATGTGTTTGATACTTTTAAAAGGGCTGGGTATCCTATAGCACATTTAGATAATACGAATACAAAAAAAGAGCGTGATTTTATTTTAAAATGGTTTCATAAAACGCCAAATGCTATTATTACCTCAGTAAGTATTTTAACTACTGGGTTTGATGAACCTTCTGTGAGATCAATTATATTAAACAGAGCTACTAAATCGTTAACCTTATATTATCAGATGATTGGTAGAGGGTCTCGTATTTTACCAGGTAAATCAAATTTTAATGTTATTGATTTAGGGAATAATTTCCATCGTTTTGGGCCTTGGGGAGCAGATTTAGATTGGCAAAAAATGTTTAGAGCCCCGAATTTTTATTTAGATAATTTATTGACTGATGAAGAAATAGAGAGCGAATTTAAATATGAATTACCTGCCGATGTAAAAGCAGAGTTTTCAAAATCTGAAGACTTATATTTTGATGTTAAAAAGGTATATATAGAAACAATTCAGTCAGGACAATCTTCAAAAAAAGTTTTAGAAAAATCAATAGAACACCATGCTAAACTATGTGTAGAAAATAGTGAAGATGTTTTTGATGCGTTAATTTTAGCTAAAAAGTTAGGAGGCGATATTGATGATCGAATTTATAGATATTCGAAATGTATTTGTAAAAGCACGCATAATTTTATTGATTGGCTTCAAGATGATTATAGGAAAAAATTAAATACGTATTTGCGTACTAACTTTGATGAAGTTTATGAACAAATTCATGGACATCCACCTCCAGAAGAGGAATAA
- the rmuC gene encoding DNA recombination protein RmuC, producing the protein MNTTLLLIITTLSGLILGIIIGNLLGKLALKKATESLDKDNAKLSNTIANLETQKIEKEHSYKQQKEDFKLRLDEKVKENSELRREKEFSAIELARKNEELKNLQLKLNENKEEVEKLQDKFTKEFENLANKILDEKSNKFTEQNKENLKNILNPLQEKIQTFEKKVEDTQKESISMHSALKEQLLGLKELNAQMSKETVNLTKALKGDSKTQGNWGELVLERVLEKSGLEKDREYFVQQSFVNEEGKRIMPDVVIHLPDNKKMIVDSKVSLTAYEKYVNTDEEVEKERWVKEHLNSLKRHVEQLSEKKYEDIYKIESPDFVLLFVPIEPAFAVALNEDNTLYNKAFEKNIVIVTPTTLLATLRTIDTMWNNEKQQRNAIEIARQAGALYDKFEGLLKDLINIGKKIDATKSDYSAAMNKLVEGRGNLITSVEKLKKMGAKAKKALPEKIIERAGEND; encoded by the coding sequence ATGAACACTACTCTTTTACTAATTATTACTACTTTATCGGGGTTAATTTTAGGAATTATTATTGGAAATTTATTAGGTAAATTGGCTTTAAAAAAAGCTACAGAAAGCCTAGATAAAGACAATGCTAAACTAAGTAATACTATTGCTAATTTAGAAACTCAAAAAATAGAAAAAGAACATTCTTATAAGCAACAAAAAGAAGATTTTAAACTTAGGTTAGATGAAAAAGTAAAAGAAAATAGTGAGCTAAGACGGGAAAAAGAATTCTCTGCTATTGAATTGGCGCGCAAAAATGAAGAATTAAAAAACTTACAACTCAAATTAAACGAAAATAAAGAAGAAGTTGAAAAACTTCAAGATAAGTTTACTAAAGAGTTTGAAAATTTAGCAAATAAAATATTAGACGAAAAGTCTAATAAATTTACTGAGCAAAACAAAGAGAACTTAAAAAATATTCTAAATCCTCTTCAAGAGAAAATACAAACCTTTGAAAAGAAAGTAGAAGATACACAAAAAGAAAGTATTTCTATGCATTCTGCTTTAAAAGAACAATTACTTGGTTTGAAAGAGTTAAATGCTCAGATGAGTAAGGAAACAGTAAATCTAACCAAAGCTTTAAAAGGAGATAGTAAAACACAAGGAAATTGGGGAGAGTTAGTCTTAGAACGTGTATTAGAAAAATCTGGATTGGAAAAAGACCGAGAATATTTTGTACAACAATCATTTGTTAATGAAGAAGGCAAACGTATTATGCCAGATGTAGTAATACATTTACCTGACAACAAAAAGATGATTGTTGATTCTAAAGTATCTCTTACAGCTTATGAAAAATATGTGAATACAGATGAGGAAGTAGAAAAAGAACGTTGGGTAAAAGAGCATTTAAACTCTTTAAAGCGTCACGTAGAACAACTTTCCGAAAAGAAATATGAGGATATTTATAAAATTGAATCACCAGACTTTGTATTATTATTTGTCCCTATTGAGCCTGCTTTTGCTGTAGCTTTAAATGAAGATAATACGCTTTATAATAAAGCTTTTGAAAAAAATATTGTCATTGTTACTCCTACTACTCTATTAGCCACTTTACGTACTATTGATACCATGTGGAATAATGAAAAACAACAACGAAATGCTATTGAGATAGCAAGGCAAGCCGGTGCTTTGTATGATAAGTTTGAAGGTTTATTGAAAGATTTAATAAACATAGGTAAAAAGATAGATGCTACTAAATCTGATTATAGTGCCGCAATGAATAAATTGGTAGAAGGCAGAGGAAATTTAATTACTAGTGTAGAAAAATTAAAGAAAATGGGCGCAAAAGCTAAAAAAGCACTTCCTGAAAAAATTATAGAAAGAGCTGGTGAAAATGATTAA
- the fahA gene encoding fumarylacetoacetase encodes MEITANNPNRKSWISVHEDSDFPIQNIPFGVFLTKDDIITIGTRIGDFAIDLGALHQLGYFEGIPLTDDIFLQDTLNDFIADGRKTWRLVRNRIADIFDVTNGKLRDNADHKDKIIFRMDEVEMQLPVSVGDYTDFYASKEHATNVGSLFRDPENALLPNWLHIPIGYHGRSSSIVPSGTPIRRPIGQSRPAEGSNTPGFGPSKLLDFELEMAFITTVANDLGERIPIEEAEDYIFGLVLFNDWSARDIQAWEYVPLGPFLGKNFASTISPWIVTLDALEPFRVDNPKQVHEPLPYLKKEGKDSYDINLQMAIKPENSEETVVCNSNFKYMYWTMIQQLTHHTVNGCPVNAGDMMGSGTISGPTKDSFGSMLELTWRGQNPLKMKDGSERKFINDNDTVIMRGYSKNDKVRIGFGECTGKILPAVE; translated from the coding sequence ATGGAGATAACGGCTAATAACCCTAATAGAAAATCATGGATTTCAGTACATGAAGATTCTGACTTTCCAATTCAAAATATACCTTTTGGTGTTTTTTTAACAAAAGACGATATTATTACCATAGGAACTAGAATAGGTGATTTTGCTATTGACTTAGGTGCTTTACATCAGTTAGGTTATTTTGAAGGTATTCCACTTACTGATGATATTTTCTTACAAGATACTTTAAATGATTTTATTGCTGATGGACGTAAAACATGGCGATTAGTTAGAAATAGAATCGCTGATATTTTTGATGTGACTAATGGAAAGTTAAGAGATAATGCAGATCACAAAGACAAAATAATCTTTAGAATGGATGAGGTTGAAATGCAATTACCAGTTAGTGTTGGTGATTATACTGACTTCTACGCTAGTAAAGAACATGCTACAAATGTTGGATCATTATTTAGAGATCCTGAAAATGCATTACTTCCTAATTGGTTACACATTCCTATTGGTTACCATGGTAGAAGTTCTTCAATAGTACCTTCTGGAACACCTATCCGCCGTCCTATTGGTCAATCTCGACCTGCTGAGGGTTCTAACACTCCTGGTTTTGGCCCTTCAAAATTATTGGATTTTGAGCTAGAAATGGCTTTTATTACAACTGTAGCAAATGACTTAGGTGAAAGAATTCCTATTGAAGAGGCAGAAGATTATATTTTTGGATTAGTCCTATTTAATGACTGGTCTGCTCGTGATATCCAAGCATGGGAATATGTACCTTTAGGACCGTTTTTAGGAAAAAACTTTGCTTCAACAATTTCACCTTGGATTGTTACTTTAGATGCCTTAGAACCTTTTAGAGTTGATAACCCTAAACAAGTACATGAACCTTTACCTTACCTTAAAAAAGAGGGGAAAGATAGTTATGATATCAATTTACAAATGGCTATTAAACCTGAAAACTCAGAAGAAACTGTAGTTTGTAATTCTAATTTCAAATATATGTACTGGACTATGATTCAACAATTAACACATCATACAGTTAATGGTTGTCCAGTTAACGCTGGAGACATGATGGGTAGCGGAACAATTTCTGGTCCTACTAAAGATAGTTTTGGTTCTATGCTTGAATTAACATGGAGAGGTCAAAATCCTTTAAAAATGAAAGATGGTTCTGAACGTAAGTTTATCAATGATAATGACACTGTAATTATGAGAGGATATTCTAAAAACGATAAAGTTCGTATTGGTTTTGGAGAATGTACTGGAAAAATATTACCTGCTGTAGAGTAA
- a CDS encoding serine hydrolase: protein MQKLVFKLSILILFLNSCVTKTTPEEISISNKIDSYVNKVMKEFEIPGMALAIVKNDEIIHKSFYGISNFEYNVPVSKKTLFKVHSLTKIIVSTAIFQLIQEGKIKLEEPIGKYFNKFPENWKAIQVKHLLSHSSGLPVMKVHRNLSEKEAKDQLFKAPILFKAGNRYAYNRTNFWILQQLLEKITNERIEDFIIKNQFKGVKKGISFSGDILDVVPNRVTEYYPDEKYEPKIFDFYLPDYLLSAGSLSITLDNFINWSTQFDTNSILKTGYKEQMLNPFLYTNGSSFFSYGWMLGAINKFKTIGFTGGGVSIIKKIPVKNLTIILLSNGYRYDPYIERVANNMLSLVDNSLKVKESWLSEELEIAFNKSDNKKINTLINNNKELPIEKILNEIGYSFIHAIHPRIEKAIEVFIMNTKIFPKSLNTFDSLAEGYSIQGDLEKAIYNYQKALEINEGKDERVKNNIEKRIQELRIKTIK, encoded by the coding sequence ATGCAAAAATTGGTTTTTAAGTTAAGTATATTGATATTATTTCTTAATAGTTGTGTTACTAAAACAACTCCAGAAGAAATAAGTATCAGTAATAAAATTGATAGTTATGTTAATAAGGTAATGAAAGAATTTGAAATACCTGGAATGGCATTGGCTATTGTAAAAAATGATGAAATAATTCATAAATCATTTTATGGTATTTCAAATTTTGAATATAACGTACCAGTTTCAAAAAAAACACTTTTTAAAGTTCATTCATTAACAAAAATCATTGTTTCCACTGCTATATTTCAATTAATTCAAGAGGGCAAGATAAAACTAGAAGAACCTATAGGGAAGTATTTTAACAAATTTCCTGAGAACTGGAAAGCGATACAAGTTAAACATTTATTATCACATTCTTCTGGCTTACCAGTAATGAAAGTTCATAGAAATTTGTCGGAAAAAGAAGCTAAAGACCAACTTTTTAAAGCTCCTATTTTATTTAAAGCAGGAAATAGATATGCATATAATAGAACCAACTTTTGGATTCTACAGCAATTACTAGAAAAAATTACCAATGAACGTATTGAAGATTTCATTATTAAAAATCAATTTAAGGGTGTAAAAAAAGGAATTTCATTTTCTGGTGATATTTTAGATGTTGTACCTAACAGAGTTACGGAATATTATCCAGATGAAAAGTATGAACCTAAAATATTTGATTTTTATTTACCAGATTATTTGTTAAGTGCTGGAAGCTTAAGTATTACTCTAGATAATTTTATAAACTGGAGCACTCAATTTGATACCAATTCAATATTAAAAACTGGTTATAAAGAACAAATGCTAAATCCGTTTTTATATACTAATGGTAGCTCTTTCTTTTCATATGGTTGGATGTTGGGGGCAATTAATAAATTTAAAACAATAGGATTTACTGGTGGAGGAGTCTCTATAATAAAGAAAATACCTGTTAAAAATTTGACGATAATTCTTTTATCTAATGGTTATCGTTATGACCCATATATCGAACGGGTAGCAAATAATATGCTTAGTTTGGTTGATAATAGCTTAAAAGTAAAAGAAAGTTGGTTGAGTGAAGAATTGGAGATAGCTTTCAATAAAAGTGACAATAAAAAAATAAATACTTTAATAAATAATAATAAGGAGTTACCTATTGAGAAAATATTGAATGAAATAGGGTATAGTTTTATTCATGCAATCCATCCTAGAATAGAGAAAGCAATTGAAGTCTTTATAATGAATACAAAAATCTTCCCTAAATCTTTAAATACTTTTGATTCTTTAGCAGAAGGATATTCAATACAAGGAGATTTAGAAAAAGCTATTTATAACTATCAAAAAGCATTGGAAATAAATGAAGGTAAAGATGAGAGAGTGAAAAATAATATAGAGAAAAGAATTCAAGAGTTAAGAATAAAAACAATTAAATAA
- the glyA gene encoding serine hydroxymethyltransferase, with amino-acid sequence MQKDHQIFDLIADEKKRQLNGLELIASENFVSEQVMEAQGSVLTNKYAEGYPGKRYYGGCEVVDIVEQIAIDRAKELFGAEYVNVQPHSGSQANTAVFAACLKPGDTILGFDLSHGGHLTHGSPVNFSGKLYNPVFYGVDKETGYIDYNHLEAQAKEHKPKLIIAGASAYSRDIDFKKFREIADSVGAILMADISHPAGLIAKGILSDPLPHCHIVTTTTHKTLRGPRGGLIMMGKDFENPFGLKLKSGKPKKMSTILNGTVFPGNQGGPLEHVIAAKAVAFGEALTDEFLEYQIQVRENAKAMAAAFVEKGYDIISKGTDNHMMLIDLRNKDITGKDAEIALGKAEITVNKNMVPFDTQSPFVTSGIRIGTAAITTRGLGEEDMVAIVDLIDEAIINADNDEKLEAVGEKVYDLMSHRRLFVM; translated from the coding sequence ATGCAAAAAGATCATCAAATTTTTGACCTTATAGCTGATGAAAAAAAGCGTCAGTTAAATGGTTTAGAGTTAATAGCTTCTGAAAACTTTGTAAGTGAACAAGTAATGGAAGCACAAGGATCGGTTTTAACCAATAAATATGCAGAAGGATACCCTGGTAAAAGGTATTATGGAGGATGTGAAGTAGTAGATATAGTAGAACAAATAGCTATAGATAGGGCAAAGGAACTATTTGGAGCAGAATATGTAAATGTACAGCCACATTCAGGTAGTCAAGCTAATACAGCTGTTTTTGCAGCTTGTTTAAAGCCAGGAGATACTATTTTAGGTTTTGATTTGTCTCATGGAGGGCATTTAACTCATGGGTCTCCAGTAAATTTTTCAGGAAAATTATACAATCCTGTTTTTTATGGAGTAGATAAAGAAACAGGTTATATTGATTATAATCACCTAGAGGCTCAAGCAAAAGAACATAAACCTAAATTAATTATTGCAGGAGCTTCAGCTTATTCTAGGGATATTGACTTTAAAAAGTTTAGAGAAATAGCAGATAGTGTTGGAGCAATCTTAATGGCTGATATTTCACATCCTGCAGGTTTAATTGCTAAAGGAATATTATCTGATCCATTACCACATTGTCATATTGTTACTACAACTACTCACAAGACATTACGTGGACCAAGAGGTGGATTGATCATGATGGGGAAAGATTTTGAAAACCCATTTGGATTAAAGCTTAAAAGTGGTAAGCCTAAAAAAATGTCTACCATATTAAATGGAACTGTGTTTCCAGGAAACCAAGGTGGACCATTAGAGCATGTTATTGCTGCAAAAGCTGTTGCATTTGGAGAGGCTTTAACAGATGAGTTTTTAGAATACCAAATTCAAGTACGTGAAAATGCTAAAGCTATGGCAGCGGCATTTGTTGAAAAGGGGTATGATATCATTTCTAAAGGAACAGATAATCATATGATGTTGATTGATTTACGAAATAAAGATATTACTGGAAAAGATGCAGAAATAGCTTTAGGTAAAGCAGAAATAACTGTAAATAAGAATATGGTACCTTTTGATACGCAATCACCATTTGTTACTTCTGGGATCCGTATTGGAACTGCAGCTATAACTACTCGAGGATTAGGTGAAGAGGATATGGTGGCAATAGTAGATTTAATTGATGAAGCAATTATTAATGCTGATAATGATGAAAAATTAGAAGCAGTAGGAGAGAAAGTATATGATTTGATGAGCCACCGAAGATTATTCGTGATGTAA